From the genome of Pseudomonas hamedanensis:
GTGAAAGCGGCATTGCAGCTTGCTCGTAAGGCATCGCCACCCGGCAGCCGCAATTTGCTGGCCCGAGACGAAAGCTACTCCTTGTTCCTGCAACAGACCGTGCTCCCCGCCCGCGAAATGCTACATGTACACGGGCTGAAGGGTTTCCATGAACTGCGAGCGGCCTACGCCTGCGAACGTTACGAGCAACTCACTGGCCATGCCGCACCGGTCAATGGTGGTCACTGCTATCGCATTGACCGCTACCTTGATCAACAGGCGCGACAACAGATCAGCGTTGAGCTCGGGCACAACCGGATCGATGTGGTTTCGGCCTACATTGGAGGTCGAACGTGACCAAACCGTTCGATATGGCGCTGTTCCTGAGCGGCGTACTGACCGGCTCGAAGGTCACGCAACAACGCCACCTACGGCAAGCCCGAATCATGCAAGCGGCCATTCAACAACGATGGCAGCGCGACAATCCCTGGACCTGGCGGCTCAAGCATGTGAGCTGGTTTCTCACTCAGCGCCTGAGAGATAAATCCGACGCCACCCAGTATTACTATCGGCTCACCGCTCTATTGGTCTGGAAGCGATTAGGAAACAACCGCGAACTACCAGTCTGTCGCGCTGATAGGAACAATCGCGAGTAGGCAATCCACAACGCTCACTTCCTCCTTAATCTATCTCAGCGTGAATAGCTTCTTGATGATGGTTTGTTCGAAAAACACCGCAATGGCCATAAATTACTCTATATCCCTTCCGGCTTATAAATGAAAACCCACCATTTTGATTGTAAATTGCTTGTCACTAAAAAGATTAACAAAAGAGGTACGCAAACTAGCTAGAGTGCCCGAAGCATTAAACAATCCCACTAAAAAATTGACCAAATTAAAAAATCATCTTCGATCGTTGACGATAGCGAACGTCAAGTATCATTAGATGAAGTTGACTTACGACGTGGAATTCCTAAACGTTGACGGCGTTCCCACAGGCATTTGCGACTGACCCCGAGTTTGCGGGCCAGCTCGGTTTCGGTCATGTGGTCCTGATGCTCGAGAACGAAGTGCTGAAAGTAGTCTTCCAGTGACAGGTCTTCGGTCGGCTCATGGCTATTGTTACCGGCGGCGCTGCCCTGTTGTGGCGGCAGGCCAATGAAATCGTCATCGTCCAGATCGCTCAGTTCGATGTCGATACCTAGCAGCTCGGCGGAAATCTCCGGGCTCTCGCACAGGATAACCGCACGTTCTACTGCGTTTTCCAGCTCTCGAACGTTACCCGGCCAGGAGTAATGCCGAATCGCCTGTTCGGCATCCAGGGCGAATTTCAGATCGGTACGGTTGACCCGTGCGCTCTGCCGCGCGAGGAATGCAGTGGCAATTTCATTGACGTCCGCGCCGCGCTCGCGAAGGGCCGGCAGCTTCAAGGCGATCACGTGAAGGCGGTAATACAAGTCTTCACGGAACTGGCCGATCTTCGCCAGGCTCTTGAGGTCCCGGTGAGTCGCGGCGATCAGGCGTACATCAACCTTCTGCGACTGGACCGAACCCACCCGGCGGATCTCCCCTTCCTGCAACACACGCAGCAGGCGGGCCTGAGCTTCCAGTGGCAGTTCACCGATTTCATCGAGGAATAAGGTGCCGCCATCCGCCGCTTCCACCAACCCGGCACGCCCGGCGCTGGCACCGGTAAACGCGCCTTTTTCGTGGCCGAAAAGTTCGGACTCGATCAGGCTTTCCGGAATGGCCGCACAGTTCACCGAAATCATCGGCTCCTTGGCGCGTTTGGACAAATTGTGCAGGGCGCGCGCCACCAGTTCTTTACCGGTGCCGGATTCGCCCTGGATCAGGACATTGGAGTCGGTTGGCGCGACTTTGCGGATCTTGCTGTACAGATCCTGCATCGGCGGGCACGAGCCGATGATGCCGATTTCACCGTTGCTGTTGTCGACACCCGGTTTGACCGCGCCATTGGTGGCTTTGCCGGCGACCGGCTCGCTGACCTGCGCCGATTGCCGGTCACGCAGGATGCGCGCGACGGTCTGGAGCATTTCGTCATGATCGAAAGGCTTGGCGATGTAATCCACCGCGCCCATCTTCATCGAATCGACCGCCGACCGCAGGCTGGCGTAACTGGTCATGATAAGCACCGGCGTGCCCTGGCCAAGCTTGATCAGCTCGGTCCCCGGGGCGCCAGGCAGGCGCAGGTCACTGACGATCAGGTCGAACGTGGGAATAGTGAAACGTTCTTGTGCTTCCTGCACTGAACCGGCTTCGCTGACCTGGTACTGGTTACGTTCCAGCAGGCGGCGCAAGGCGGAGCGTATAATAGTTTCGTCTTCAACAATCAGAATATGAGACATTCATACCCTCTTGATTATTTGGATAAAATCTGCCCAACCTAAATTCATTTCGCTAGCACAGAATCGGGACATCCGCAACGAGAACTTGCGCCCCTAATGAGACCATAATGAGGCAATGCCGTGAAATTAGCTAGAGGGAACGATTTAAAATGCAAGAATGCATTAATCATGGCAGAAAGGTTAGTTAATTGTTTCTACATTTCACATAATCCAAATCTCATTTATGCCCAAATACTTTGAAAAGATCTATCTAAACAAACTCACGCAATCCAAGTGCAAATTTGTACAGCGCATCTGTCAACGCTTACATAACCCAGGAACTGTGCCATTGAGCACCACGCTTAAGGAAAGTAAATGCGTCGTTTAGCAACACAATCAAGAGATGACAACTATAAATCCGCAAGAGATTACCAAGAGGTTTTCGAGGAAATAACCAAAAGCATTAACGTAATAGGGCCCGGCCCCCATAAATTAACACTTTCTAACTTAATCCAAAAAAAAACAAGTACTCTGCAAGCCTGGGGAGGCTATTTAGCTGCAAGTCACCCAGTAACTCTTAGGGTAGATGTCATTGATGATCGAGGACTTAAAAAAACAAGTTACTTAGAGCTTGGAAACAGCTGGATGCGGGTTGGTGACTTAATTACTGATATCCACGGACTAGTATTAAAAATCACATTAAGTTGGCAGCACGAGATAAAAATAGATTTCTGGGGCTTCACTAGCGGCTGCCCACTATCTTCAATCGACGGTGAGGCTCATCAGGACGCCTCTCAAACTGCCTCGTATCACATAATCCCAGAGACTTTTTACCTTCATCATATCACCGCCATTGATATGGATATCGAATCAACTGAATCCACCCATTTCAATTTAAGCGATGGCAGAACTATACATCTCAAAAAATGCTCGTACTGCGGGAGGCAACTCCCTATCGACCCTAATAACTTGGGAGTACTAGCTTTTCACAAACATAACAAGAAAAAATCCTTACACCAAAATGAGTGTCGCGCTTGTAAAAAATGGAGAATTAACGATAATTTAAACCATACACGCACACCAGATCAACTTCATGAATCATCGGTAATTACACGAGAGCGAAAGATTTTTTTACGAGAACCAGAACGTCTTCAAGAAATCAAAGAGCGGACCGGCGCTGGTTTACGCAGTCAAGTTTGGGAGCGTTTCGAAAAGAAGTGTTTTAGGTGCGCAACCCCTGTAGCGTTAGATGGATTTCATCTTGATCATACTCGGCCACTAGCATACCTATGGCCGATAGATGAATTCGCAACATGCCTCTGCTCTGTATGTAATAACGAAAAAAAAGACAAATTCCCTGTCGACTTTTATACATCAGCACAAATACGACGCCTTTCCGAAATAACCGGACTTTCTGAAGTTGCACTTAACAAAAAATCCATTAACGAGTCAGAGCTGATTCGTATGACCTCAGACTTACCCAGATTCGCACGCGGTTGGGAGCCACGAACTTTTTTCGCAATTGCTCGCAAAGTAATTGAGCTAAAACCAGAAGTTAGCTTAATTGAAATAATGCAGAAACAGGATATAACTCTCTATCAATACCTTGAAACCGAATACTTGCAACGCCCTATGGATAACGACTCCGAGTAGCTCATCGCGAACAGCGATGGTAGTGCTCTGCTCCAGAGCACCTACCATCGCTCTCACTCTTTCAACTAGCCTTCACATAGAAAAGTAAGTGATTGTATTTCGTCATTCCTTTATCTTTGATCCCGTGTTTTTCCGCCCTCCTAACATCTTCTTTTATCTCATACACAAGATTGAATTTGGACAATGCAAGATTTGCGATATCGACATCCAACCTTCTTCCCTTTTCATCGCCACTACCTATGTGAATTATAAGCACTCCAGATGGCTTTAGCAGTTCAGCCGCCTTATCCACTAAATCAGCATAACACTCGGAAGAGTTGGCCTGTTGACGCTCGAGAAACCCTAAGCTCGTCTCATGAAAATCCGTTTCATTCCAACCACAGAACCAAAGTCTTAACCAATTCGGGCGATCAAACCTCATACCTAAAAAAGGTGGCGAAGTAATAATTGTGTCAAACAAACCTGTACTACTAGCATCCAGAGCCCTAAAGTCCCCATGCAATCCAATGCCTGGAGTAAAATTGTCGGGCAATGGTTTTTTCAAAGCCAACGTAATCTTATCTTTTACTTTCTCATAGACACTTTTGTATACAAAATCTCCTGTCGGACTAAATGGAGTAATAGGATGTGAAGTTCTAGATAACGCATAAGGCCTGTTGCCGTGCAGCACATGTAAAAGTGACGCCCATGCAAAGTTTTCTGCTTTATTGAAATTTGTTTTGTTCAGAAAGAGCCGCCTGGCTTTCAAAATCTCTTTCAACGTTTCAGGGTGGTAATACTCATGCACCTTGCCGTTTAACCCAAAATTTGCGGCTGTTATATCAGAAGTGGCAAGTTCAACTTTTTCAATTTCAAGCCACAGACTCTGCCAAGTACGAAGTGCCTCATCTAAGGGCGGCGGCGCCAGTTTTGCTGCAGCGATTTTTGCTGGAAATGGACTTTTATCATTTGAAACTGCTTCACGCCCCTGTAGTGCGGCTTCAAACGGTAACGTACCCACACCGCCGAGCAAATCCAATAACCGCCCGCCTTCCGGAACAAATTCTTTCACTAACCAATGAGCCATTGCTGGCTTTAGCTTGCCTTGGTAAGAACATAGTGAATGCAAGCCATGCCCCCAGTTCCTCTTCAGAAATGGTTCTTTTTGAAACGGCATATCCTGATGAAACCGAGCTGCCGCCTCAAACAAAGATTTTTCTTTATTTATCACTTTTTACATCCCAACCGGCAACACTGGCTTTGAAAACACAATCTCCACTTGTTTAAGCTCTGACTTGTCGCGGGAGTGCCGTCTTGCTATTACCGTTTCGCTTTCAACTTCAAACCCAGCCGAAATAGCAACATCAATCAATAAACGATCAGTTTGCACATGAACACCGTAAAACTTAGAATCACCTATATCCAAGACAAATTTAGCACCAGGCCTAAGCCCTTTAAACACTTGTAAAAACATTTGATACATATCGGAAAAATAATGCCGCACCAATCTCGGGATACGACTATCAGTGGCGACAATTAGAAGCCTCTCTACAACTAACTCAACACTGGCAAACCTTAAATCTTCAGGCTTGTTTTTTGTAACGTTATTGATTCCCGCTGTAATGGCCTGCTTATTAAATGCAGAAAGTTCTTTTTCACCACTTATAAAACCAGCAAGCCAAAGCTCAATTTTTGTGTTTCTAAAATAATTGGTCCCATTCAAATACGGAGGGGATGTCAAAGCAAATTCAAACTTACCTTCGAAATCCTCTGGGATGCTCATCGCATTTTCGGAAACTTTTACTGTTGACACTAACTCGTCTGGCATCATGATTACGTCGTCGAGCATACGCTGCACGCTATCAACAATAAACTCTCTGACATTCACGACTCTATTTTTATATTCGTCCGGCCTGCGACGCCGGAGATCCGCTCGACGCGTCATGTTAGACGATCTAACGGTATTGGAGGCACACGCAAGAATTAGCAGGTCTTTTGCATAAGTGTAAGTCTGACCATACTCCGAAGCGATGTTCCGCGCATAAAGTAGCTCTTGAATATCTTTCAGCTCAAAAA
Proteins encoded in this window:
- a CDS encoding class I SAM-dependent methyltransferase; this encodes MSDLLQLGNEFGQTKLVFDEVRSLSGQKSGAKKLDLGVTFKDSLKQGAFGWYPYVEGFSANYITEILERFQPRNVYDPFGGSGTTCLAASKFGIASYYSEINPFMAFVTETKVNGSIWAKSHQEDFHAVCQDFIGKICSSDFERLARGVDLSGYQSAFPNRDFFELKDIQELLYARNIASEYGQTYTYAKDLLILACASNTVRSSNMTRRADLRRRRPDEYKNRVVNVREFIVDSVQRMLDDVIMMPDELVSTVKVSENAMSIPEDFEGKFEFALTSPPYLNGTNYFRNTKIELWLAGFISGEKELSAFNKQAITAGINNVTKNKPEDLRFASVELVVERLLIVATDSRIPRLVRHYFSDMYQMFLQVFKGLRPGAKFVLDIGDSKFYGVHVQTDRLLIDVAISAGFEVESETVIARRHSRDKSELKQVEIVFSKPVLPVGM
- a CDS encoding sigma-54-dependent transcriptional regulator translates to MSHILIVEDETIIRSALRRLLERNQYQVSEAGSVQEAQERFTIPTFDLIVSDLRLPGAPGTELIKLGQGTPVLIMTSYASLRSAVDSMKMGAVDYIAKPFDHDEMLQTVARILRDRQSAQVSEPVAGKATNGAVKPGVDNSNGEIGIIGSCPPMQDLYSKIRKVAPTDSNVLIQGESGTGKELVARALHNLSKRAKEPMISVNCAAIPESLIESELFGHEKGAFTGASAGRAGLVEAADGGTLFLDEIGELPLEAQARLLRVLQEGEIRRVGSVQSQKVDVRLIAATHRDLKSLAKIGQFREDLYYRLHVIALKLPALRERGADVNEIATAFLARQSARVNRTDLKFALDAEQAIRHYSWPGNVRELENAVERAVILCESPEISAELLGIDIELSDLDDDDFIGLPPQQGSAAGNNSHEPTEDLSLEDYFQHFVLEHQDHMTETELARKLGVSRKCLWERRQRLGIPRRKSTSSNDT
- a CDS encoding HNH endonuclease; this encodes MRRLATQSRDDNYKSARDYQEVFEEITKSINVIGPGPHKLTLSNLIQKKTSTLQAWGGYLAASHPVTLRVDVIDDRGLKKTSYLELGNSWMRVGDLITDIHGLVLKITLSWQHEIKIDFWGFTSGCPLSSIDGEAHQDASQTASYHIIPETFYLHHITAIDMDIESTESTHFNLSDGRTIHLKKCSYCGRQLPIDPNNLGVLAFHKHNKKKSLHQNECRACKKWRINDNLNHTRTPDQLHESSVITRERKIFLREPERLQEIKERTGAGLRSQVWERFEKKCFRCATPVALDGFHLDHTRPLAYLWPIDEFATCLCSVCNNEKKDKFPVDFYTSAQIRRLSEITGLSEVALNKKSINESELIRMTSDLPRFARGWEPRTFFAIARKVIELKPEVSLIEIMQKQDITLYQYLETEYLQRPMDNDSE